CTTTTTGGGATTTGTCGCTATTGCTATAATCAGTTTGTCAAAAAATCTCGTGCTTCTAAGTACAATATCAAGGTGTCCGTTTGTAAAGGGATCAAACGTGCCCGGATAAATTGCCAATCTTTCCATATACTGAGATTATACACAAACGGCAGTGTTTTAGTCCTGAAAAAATTCATACAAGGTTAATGAAACATCACCGTATGTATATTGCTTTTTAGTGATAAGGTTTCCAACTGTATGAGGCAATGTTTTTTTTGACGGATGTTCAAGTATCACATAAGAATCCGCAGTCAGCACTTTAGATGAGGCGATGACAGGCAGAATGTTTTCAATTTCATTTGAATAATATGGCGGGTCTATGTAGATACAGTTAAAGGTTTCGTTTAAATTTTCCAGTTTTTTTAAGACACTTTTGGCATCCCCCACAAAAGCCGCACATGAGCCACTCATTTTAAAATCCGGAATACTGACAATTGCCTCAATAGCCTTTGCGCTCTTATCAACAAAGACAATTCGCTCAGCACCTCTGCTTAGAGCCTCAAGCCCCACTGCTCCGGTGCCGGCATAGAGATCAAGGAATCGGCAACCCGATGTGATGTCTCTTATGATATTGAAAAGCGATTCACGCACTTTTGCAGAGGTTGGTCTTAGTGTCTTACACACTGCAACTTTAAGAGTCCTCCCTTTAAACTCACCACCAATTATCTTAACTTTACCCATTATGCTGCTGCTATGATACCACTTTCTGATTGAAACCATATATCAGATTTAATACTGCTTTACGAATACCATTTCAAAACTACAATGCACCACTTTTAATTTTCTGATAGAACGGACATTCTTTGCATGTGTTTTTGTTTTTAGCCATTATGCCCTCCGGCTCAGAGCCGCAGAGAGTGCCAGCCACCAGCCAGCATTTTCTACCCGATGATCTCGCAAACGCCGGACACGGCCCGGCTTTCTCCATTCCACAGTTAAAAAACTCCCAACAGTTTTGCCCAACCTGCAAGGCCACATCTAAGCTGTTACATGCCTTACAAAAATTTTTAAAAGCTGCCGCCGCTAATTGTACATCTTGTTCCGACATTACCGTAATGCTCTCATTCCCCCTCATTGTAACACCTCCCAATTTTAATCTGTCAATTGTTCTATATCAACACAGTTAACTTCCGATGCAACTCTATGGTCTTTAATCGGGAAAAAATGCCTGGTTTCACATTCTTGACATAAGTACAGATATCCTGTTTCAAACTTACTCTGAAGCACAAGGACAGTGTTACAATTTTCACATTCCATCACATTTA
This Nitrospirota bacterium DNA region includes the following protein-coding sequences:
- the rsmD gene encoding 16S rRNA (guanine(966)-N(2))-methyltransferase RsmD, giving the protein MGKVKIIGGEFKGRTLKVAVCKTLRPTSAKVRESLFNIIRDITSGCRFLDLYAGTGAVGLEALSRGAERIVFVDKSAKAIEAIVSIPDFKMSGSCAAFVGDAKSVLKKLENLNETFNCIYIDPPYYSNEIENILPVIASSKVLTADSYVILEHPSKKTLPHTVGNLITKKQYTYGDVSLTLYEFFQD